A portion of the Roseibium salinum genome contains these proteins:
- the dctP gene encoding TRAP transporter substrate-binding protein DctP: MTLTRRKFSVCALALTCLTSIIPAAYAQDKVTLRMSTPASDTDQRSIALAEVFGPAVAEFATYQPHYNASLIAQGSELESIATGDLEMSIASAQELATFFPEFSIFTAGYVHQSAEHQVAVFNDAVMDPFKKKVEDELGVKLLAVMYLGKRHVNLRFPRSELDVKTPADLNGVNLRMPGSDAWQFLGRALGANPTPMAFTEVYTALQTGSVDGQDNPLPTVVDAKFYEVTKQIALTQHLVDLNYIAFSKAVWDGLSPEQQATVEEAAVNAAESARQAQLTKEEELGTFLKEQGLELYEPDLAAFREHVQAEYLASDLAASWPEGVLERINELGQ, encoded by the coding sequence ATGACACTGACCCGCCGCAAGTTTTCCGTCTGCGCCCTTGCGCTCACCTGCTTGACCTCGATCATTCCCGCCGCATACGCGCAGGACAAGGTGACCCTGCGCATGTCCACCCCGGCCTCCGACACCGACCAGCGCAGCATTGCCCTGGCCGAAGTCTTCGGGCCGGCCGTCGCGGAGTTTGCGACCTACCAGCCCCATTACAACGCGTCGCTGATCGCGCAGGGCTCGGAACTGGAATCGATCGCGACCGGCGATCTGGAAATGTCGATCGCGTCCGCGCAGGAGCTTGCCACCTTCTTCCCCGAATTCTCGATCTTCACGGCCGGCTACGTGCATCAGAGCGCGGAGCATCAGGTCGCGGTCTTCAACGACGCGGTCATGGATCCGTTCAAGAAGAAGGTCGAGGACGAGCTGGGCGTGAAGCTTCTGGCAGTCATGTACCTGGGCAAGCGGCACGTGAACCTGCGCTTCCCGCGCTCCGAGCTTGACGTCAAGACGCCGGCTGACCTCAATGGTGTGAACCTTCGCATGCCGGGCAGCGACGCCTGGCAGTTCCTGGGCCGCGCACTCGGCGCGAACCCGACGCCGATGGCCTTCACGGAGGTCTATACCGCGCTTCAGACCGGCTCCGTCGACGGACAGGACAACCCGCTTCCCACGGTGGTGGATGCGAAATTCTACGAAGTCACCAAACAGATCGCACTCACCCAGCACCTCGTGGACCTGAACTACATCGCGTTCTCGAAAGCCGTCTGGGACGGGCTGAGCCCGGAACAGCAGGCGACCGTTGAGGAGGCTGCCGTCAACGCGGCCGAGTCCGCCCGCCAGGCTCAGCTCACGAAGGAGGAGGAACTCGGTACCTTCCTGAAAGAGCAGGGTCTTGAGCTTTATGAGCCCGATCTTGCCGCCTTCCGCGAGCACGTGCAGGCCGAATATCTGGCTTCCGATCTTGCGGCCTCCTGGCCCGAGGGCGTGCTGGAACGCATCAACGAGCTTGGTCAGTAA
- a CDS encoding GntR family transcriptional regulator, which translates to MAEQSSQRATNPEAGRLRDETGSGKGSLRKFAYDQIEDLLNTSRLKPGQLISQRELVELTGATLSSIREAIPRFEAEGLLVTVPKKGLKVPSLDVTFVRDAYQVRRMIECSAVSDMVRRLDDETIAGFIDKQKSLLKELKTHKGSAPQPLLDRIQRDDWTMHATFVHTMRNVLIDNIYRVTAIKIRMVAQSRLKVTAENAERIFGEHLTILEPLAARDREETERALKRHIDNSLTVALGGNIEITS; encoded by the coding sequence ATGGCCGAGCAGAGTTCACAGCGCGCGACGAACCCGGAAGCGGGACGTCTTCGGGACGAGACCGGATCCGGCAAGGGGAGCTTGCGCAAATTCGCTTATGACCAGATCGAGGACCTGCTCAACACGAGCCGCCTGAAGCCTGGCCAGCTCATTTCACAACGCGAGCTCGTGGAACTCACGGGCGCGACGCTAAGCTCGATTCGCGAGGCAATTCCGCGTTTTGAAGCGGAAGGCCTGCTGGTCACGGTTCCCAAGAAGGGCCTGAAGGTGCCCAGCCTCGATGTCACCTTCGTGCGCGACGCCTACCAGGTGCGCCGGATGATCGAATGCTCGGCCGTGTCCGACATGGTCCGCAGACTAGATGACGAGACGATTGCAGGCTTCATCGACAAGCAGAAATCGCTCCTGAAAGAGCTCAAGACCCACAAGGGAAGCGCACCGCAGCCGTTGCTCGACCGGATCCAGCGCGACGACTGGACCATGCACGCCACCTTCGTGCACACCATGCGGAACGTGCTGATCGACAACATCTACCGGGTCACGGCGATCAAGATCCGAATGGTGGCGCAGTCACGGCTGAAGGTGACCGCGGAAAACGCGGAACGCATTTTTGGCGAGCACCTGACCATTCTGGAACCCCTGGCAGCCCGCGACCGTGAGGAAACCGAGCGCGCCCTCAAGCGCCATATCGACAATTCGCTCACAGTGGCGCTCGGCGGAAACATCGAAATCACAAGCTGA
- a CDS encoding GntR family transcriptional regulator → MGTAVGPQLYRILRRRIIRNDLVPGVRMSESEIAGNYGVSRQPVREAFIKLSEEGLLEIRPQRGTFVRRIVISEVTGARFVREAIEADVIKLLASETVLGLVEELRAQLRRQMSVAERKEPYSRFVELDDTFHRTLATAARQNYAWEIVENVKAQMDRVRHLSALRFPMEKLISQHEAIVDAIEAQDVRAAEAAIRGHLREILNDLPVVAQSRPEFFGE, encoded by the coding sequence ATGGGAACCGCGGTGGGCCCGCAACTCTACCGCATCCTGCGCCGTCGCATCATCCGCAACGACCTGGTGCCGGGCGTGCGGATGTCCGAGTCCGAAATTGCCGGCAACTATGGCGTCAGCCGCCAGCCGGTTCGCGAAGCATTTATCAAACTCTCGGAAGAAGGCCTTCTTGAGATACGCCCCCAGCGCGGCACTTTCGTGCGCAGGATCGTCATCTCGGAAGTCACCGGCGCACGTTTCGTGCGCGAAGCCATCGAAGCCGACGTCATCAAGCTCCTGGCAAGTGAAACCGTGCTCGGGCTGGTGGAGGAATTGCGGGCCCAGTTGCGCAGGCAAATGAGCGTTGCAGAGCGCAAGGAGCCCTACTCCCGCTTTGTGGAGCTGGACGACACCTTTCACAGGACGCTCGCCACTGCTGCCCGCCAGAACTACGCCTGGGAGATCGTTGAAAACGTCAAGGCACAGATGGACCGGGTGCGCCATCTCTCAGCTCTTCGCTTCCCGATGGAAAAGCTCATCTCGCAGCACGAAGCCATCGTGGATGCGATCGAGGCGCAGGATGTTCGGGCGGCGGAAGCTGCCATTCGCGGGCACCTGCGCGAGATTCTGAACGACCTGCCGGTGGTCGCGCAGAGCAGGCCCGAATTCTTCGGTGAATGA
- a CDS encoding TRAP transporter substrate-binding protein: MLTGSKIGKGFLVALASGLLAGSAYAADVTLKLGHPANEQNSWHQASVKFGEELARLTDGRIEVQVFANESLGKEIDLINGMQLGTADMTITGESLQNWAPKAALLAVPYAYSSTEHMDEVASGEIGDQIEQQIIEKAQIRPIAYFARGPRNLTSNRPIESPDDLEGLKMRVPNVPLFVDVWKALGANPGPMAFSEVFTSLQNGTIEAQENPLALIRSANFHEVQKYVNLTEHVRSWIYLTIAESTWNKLSKEDQDAVMEAARIAQAHERELFNASLQEDREFLESKGMTFVEVDGPAFQAAAKDAVLQNVNDEIKPIVEDLFSN; this comes from the coding sequence ATGCTGACAGGTTCCAAAATAGGAAAGGGCTTTCTTGTTGCCCTCGCAAGCGGACTGCTGGCCGGATCGGCCTATGCCGCCGACGTGACGTTGAAGCTCGGCCATCCGGCCAATGAACAGAATTCCTGGCATCAGGCTTCCGTGAAATTCGGCGAGGAACTGGCGCGCCTGACGGATGGCCGCATCGAGGTGCAGGTGTTTGCCAACGAGTCGCTGGGTAAGGAAATCGACCTGATCAACGGCATGCAACTCGGTACGGCGGACATGACGATCACCGGCGAGAGCCTGCAGAACTGGGCGCCCAAGGCCGCGCTGCTGGCTGTGCCCTACGCCTATAGCTCCACCGAGCACATGGACGAGGTCGCTTCGGGCGAAATCGGCGATCAGATCGAACAGCAGATCATCGAGAAAGCCCAGATCCGCCCCATAGCGTATTTTGCGCGCGGTCCACGCAATCTGACCTCCAACCGCCCGATCGAGTCGCCAGACGACCTGGAAGGCCTGAAGATGCGCGTGCCGAACGTGCCACTCTTTGTCGACGTCTGGAAAGCGCTCGGCGCCAATCCGGGTCCGATGGCCTTCTCGGAAGTCTTCACCTCACTGCAGAACGGCACCATCGAGGCGCAGGAGAACCCGCTGGCCCTGATCCGCTCGGCGAATTTCCATGAAGTCCAGAAATACGTGAACCTGACCGAACACGTACGTTCCTGGATCTACCTGACGATTGCCGAATCCACCTGGAACAAGCTCTCCAAGGAGGACCAGGACGCCGTCATGGAAGCAGCCAGGATCGCCCAGGCCCATGAGCGTGAGCTGTTCAACGCCTCGCTTCAGGAGGACCGCGAGTTCCTCGAAAGCAAAGGCATGACCTTTGTCGAGGTCGACGGTCCGGCATTCCAGGCGGCGGCCAAGGATGCGGTGCTGCAGAACGTCAATGACGAGATCAAGCCGATCGTTGAGGACCTGTTCTCGAACTGA